Genomic segment of Arachis hypogaea cultivar Tifrunner chromosome 11, arahy.Tifrunner.gnm2.J5K5, whole genome shotgun sequence:
AATTCCTGGATGTGGACGTGCAAGCAATAGTTTCAAGAATTTTCTTGTTTATATAGGTGCGCATTCATGAATTTTGCTAGTAAATCGAAGTGTCTGCGTTGCTCTGAGCAAAGACCCAAGAAACATCCCGGGGACCGGAGTTGCTCCAAGTAAGTTCTCTTTCTCCAGCATACCAAAATCCACTATAAGAATCAACTGAGTCAACAGAAGCATTCAACAAAATAAATCCAAATTAAAACTCTCTTGGGCTATTTGGTAGCCATCAAAATTAATTGCAGCTTCGACTCCTATCATTAATTATTGCcacaaaaatacaatagtaacaaGAATCATGGactctttcattttcttcttcttctccatgtcCTCTATCTTTTCTTCACACGCTTTagcacaaaatttttaataattgtgAAAATCAAAAGTGCAAACTTAATTGAATAAAATTGAGATAGTCAAAACATTAGTGATAGTGGGGTCATGGCATTGCCAAAGTCCTCTGCCCCAGCATatagagaatttatataactatTCTACATATTCAACAACAATAGAAATGTAATTTTAATTTGAGATGTATTTGAACTTCTTTTATCTATTCAATAAGCCTCTAGCAATTATTTCACGAAGGAGTTTTTCTACCGTAtcattctcatctttttcaaacaaaGCTCAAATAATGGTTTCAAAAGTCACAGCATCAGGAATGCAATCATCATGTTCCATTTTTGACAACAGGGCCAATGCATCTTCAAACAGACCCTCTCTAGAAAGACTATTAACCATAATATTGTATGTCTGGACGTTTAGATGATAGCCTCTAACGGGAAGTATGTTGTATGAGTGTATATTTGGTTAATGCCAATCTCTTCCATTTTACTGAATAAAACAAGTGCTTTGTCAAGTTGTGGGTTTTTGCACAAAGCATCTATCAAGAAATTGTAAGTGAATATAGAAGAAGGTTGACCTTTATCATGCATCTCAATAAAAAGCTCCAAAGCACGAGAGATTCTCTTTGATTTGCCCAAGTCATCAATAAGAGTGTTGTATTAGGAACTAAGTTCTTCTGACACAAATTTAGATGTACAAAACTacaaaataaaatcaatgcaAGAGAAGTATTGATGCAGAAAAATATCTGCTTTGAAATACTTAGGTAGCCAAACCACACACTCATTTAAGCAGGTCAAAATCCAGTGTAAAGCAAATATTGCCAATCTCCATAGAGAAGTCATTGATCAACAAGCAAACTAACAATAAAATTTGAAGTTGGAAAACCATAACCGAATTATTAAAAAACTCATATTTTAGAACCACAATTTTCATAATAATGTAATTTTCCTTATACAGAATGCAATGGATTTGCAAATCTTTATAgcactcttttttgtttttcttagttTGTAGATATATGATCTCATAGGACAACAGTAAAGAACTATTAATTACTATAAAGAGATCTTAAACACTAAACCTGTAAGCTACTACAACTAGGAATATCCTCTAAAGAATCAATAAAGCATAGTGGAATTAAAAAGGATGAAAGCAATTACAAAAATTGAAAGTtcaaaattaattgaataaaaatGAGATAGTCAAGACATCAGTGATCAGTGGTATTGATGTTATGCCATTGCCAATGTCCTCTGACTCAACAGATACAGAATTTACAGAACTATGATACATATTCTGCAACAATAGAGAGGTGATTTCAATTTGAGTTGATGTATCTTACCTTCATTCATCCGTTCAATAAGCCTCTAGCAATCATTTCCCGAAGAAGTTTCTCCGCCATGTCATTCTCACCTTTTTCAAACAAAGCACGAATAACGATTTCAAAAGTCACAGCATCTGGTAAGCAACCATTGTCTGCCATTTCCGACCGCAGGGCCAATGCTTCTTCCAATAAGCCCTCTTTGCAGAGCCCATTGATAATAATATTGTATGTCCTCACATTTGGACGATGGTTTTTAATGGAAAGATCTTGAAAAATCACTTTCGCATCTGTAAGCCTTCCACCTTTGCATAGGCCATCAATAAGTATATTATACGTCCATATATCTGGATTAATGCCACTCTCTTTCATTTGATTAAATAACACAAGTGCCTTGTCAAGTTGTTTGATATTGAACATCCCATCCAACAAGGAATTGTAAGTGATTATATCAGCAAGTTGACCTTTATTATGCATCTCAACAAGAAGCTTTGAAGCACAAGAGATTCTCCTTGATTTTCCCAAGCCATCAATTAGAGTATTGTAAGTTACCGTGTCAGGAACCAAGTTCTTACTACGCATCTCTTCAAAGAGATTCAAGGCATCATCCATCAATTTACTTTTGCACAagccattaataataatattgtaactTTGTATATCAGGAGCCATTCCTATCTGGGCCATTGTGTCAAATATACATTTTGCCTTGTTTAATTCGTTAACCAAGCAATACCCATCCATTAAACAATTATAAGTAACCACAGTTGGTTCCACAGCATCTTTTGTCATCACAGCCAACACACTTTTAGCATCTTTGATATTTCCCTCCTTACATAGTCCATCAATTGGAGTAATGTTTTTCAGCATCATATGATTTAGTAAATCAATGGCTTCCTTAAGTTGGCCGGCAAGGTACAATCCATAAATTAGAGTGTTATAAGTGATAACATCGGGAGAGATTCCCTTAGCAAGCATTTCAGAGTATAAATGAAAAGCATCACTAAAAAGCTTAACCTTGCACAAGCTATCAATAATTGCGCTGTACATACCGTGGGATCTTTCTCAACACCTGAATGGCAGCAGATGTGTGTCCAGTCTTACAGAGTCCATTAATCAAGATGCCATAAGTTACTTGATTAAACTGAAATCCATGAGCCAGCACTGTGTCATGAAAGTGCAGTGCTTTTTCAACATTACCACAGAGACATAGACCTTTAATAAGTGTATTCAATGTTATGGTATTTGGCTGAAAACCCATCCTGAAAATCTTGGCCAATACAGAGAAAGCGAGAGTGATTCGACCCATGCCGCAGCAACAATCGATTAAAATATTCATCGTAACTATGCTCGGCGCAATTCCCCTGGTTTGCAATTGCTGAAAAAGGGAAATGGCGGTGGGGAAATGGTGCGTCTTGGCAAGAGACCCCAAAATCTGGTTAAATTGGATGATGGATGGAGGGCGACGCATAGAGAGCATGCGAGTGAAGGAATCAACAGCTTCATCAACATGGCGAAGGGATGTGAGCTGAGAATGAGAgtgaaggcttgacattgaacATGAACAGGAAGGAAAGCGAAAAGGGAAAACATAGGGCACAAGAAAAGAGGGGATATGAAGACAGAAGCTGAACCTGGAGAATGATGCTGGACGCAATATGTTTGTGTAAAATAAAATCGGATCAAATGAGAAGAAGCGGCTGGAAGAGAAAAGAGCAAATTGAacgctttttatttttgttatggaGCTAGGAATGGTGTGAGACATTATTATGGGGTACATGGGTGCAATATTGGAGTGTGGTGTCAGCGT
This window contains:
- the LOC112720172 gene encoding uncharacterized protein, with translation MYSAIIDSLCKVKLFSDAFHLYSEMLAKGISPDVITYNTLIYGLYLAGQLKEAIDLLNHMMLKNITPIDGLCKEGNIKDAKSVLAVMTKDAVEPTVVTYNCLMDGYCLVNELNKAKCIFDTMAQIGMAPDIQSYNIIINGLCKSKLMDDALNLFEEMRSKNLVPDTVTYNTLIDGLGKSRRISCASKLLVEMHNKGQLADIITYNSLLDGMFNIKQLDKALVLFNQMKESGINPDIWTYNILIDGLCKGGRLTDAKVIFQDLSIKNHRPNVRTYNIIINGLCKEGLLEEALALRSEMADNGCLPDAVTFEIVIRALFEKGENDMAEKLLREMIARGLLNG